In Geobacillus kaustophilus, a genomic segment contains:
- the rpmF gene encoding 50S ribosomal protein L32, whose translation MAVPFRRTSKTRKRLRRTHFKLQVPGMVQCPNCGEWKLAHRVCKACGTYKGRDVVNK comes from the coding sequence ATGGCAGTACCTTTTAGAAGAACATCGAAAACGAGAAAACGGCTGCGCCGCACGCACTTTAAACTGCAAGTGCCAGGCATGGTGCAATGCCCGAACTGCGGCGAATGGAAATTGGCGCACCGCGTCTGCAAAGCATGCGGAACATACAAAGGAAGAGATGTCGTCAACAAATAA
- a CDS encoding DUF3397 domain-containing protein: MGDWLASTLATFVTAPLLLFLLVYFGARLVGRRRRAAFYAAVNAATVFFIAAVYFLLTVLFGKSYFVPLLLFLFGLHAAIALGYWRKKADFHLRTVFRVFWRASFLIFASLYAGLLVYGMAMRVAISL; encoded by the coding sequence ATGGGTGATTGGCTCGCTTCAACGCTGGCGACGTTTGTGACCGCGCCGCTTCTGCTGTTTTTGCTCGTCTACTTCGGAGCACGCTTGGTCGGCAGGCGGAGGCGGGCGGCGTTTTACGCCGCGGTCAACGCTGCGACTGTTTTTTTCATCGCCGCTGTCTATTTTTTGCTGACAGTGCTGTTTGGGAAATCGTACTTCGTTCCTCTTCTTCTCTTTTTGTTTGGTCTGCACGCGGCGATCGCGCTTGGCTATTGGCGGAAAAAGGCGGACTTTCATTTGCGGACGGTGTTCCGCGTCTTTTGGCGGGCGAGTTTTCTCATTTTTGCCTCCCTTTACGCCGGGCTGCTTGTATACGGCATGGCCATGCGCGTTGCTATAAGCCTTTAG
- a CDS encoding RsfA family transcriptional regulator, which translates to MTGVRQDAWTKEEDELLANVVLQYIREGGTQLEAFAEVGRRLSRTAAACGFRWNSCVRKQYKEEIEQAKQERKMRKKETASTKESEGQAKVEAAVKSHLSWAEVLAFLQAEEQKARDARRTADENRALKNDMEQLQQMVTKLQMEKEALQKQLAAIQEEYKTLLAIMERARKMVTDSGKPAPNAAAEGAGEG; encoded by the coding sequence ATGACGGGGGTGCGTCAAGACGCATGGACGAAAGAAGAAGATGAGTTGTTGGCGAATGTCGTGCTTCAGTATATTCGCGAAGGCGGCACCCAGCTGGAGGCGTTTGCTGAAGTCGGGCGGCGCTTGTCGCGGACGGCTGCAGCGTGCGGATTTCGCTGGAATTCGTGCGTTCGCAAGCAGTACAAGGAGGAGATTGAGCAAGCCAAGCAAGAACGGAAGATGCGAAAAAAAGAAACCGCATCGACAAAGGAAAGCGAGGGGCAGGCGAAGGTGGAAGCGGCAGTCAAAAGCCATTTGTCATGGGCGGAAGTGCTGGCCTTTTTGCAGGCTGAGGAGCAAAAGGCGCGCGACGCCCGACGGACGGCCGATGAAAACCGGGCTCTCAAAAACGATATGGAGCAGCTGCAGCAAATGGTGACGAAGCTGCAAATGGAAAAAGAAGCGCTGCAAAAACAGCTGGCTGCCATCCAAGAGGAGTACAAAACGCTGCTCGCGATTATGGAGCGGGCGCGCAAAATGGTGACAGACAGCGGGAAACCGGCGCCGAATGCAGCGGCTGAAGGCGCCGGCGAAGGGTAA
- the bshC gene encoding bacillithiol biosynthesis cysteine-adding enzyme BshC codes for MEVREIPLPAATKLAADYIAGAFPAESGFAYAQADDEAFCRRLAHLQRRTYDRNGLADYLHAYHRSFSASAATMANIEKLRDERSVVIVGGQQAGLLTGPLYTIYKIITIIQLAKEQERKLGVPVVPLFWIAGEDHDIAEIDHVYVVEEGEVKKAIYPHKPNEKRMAADVPLDRRVAKEWVERVVKTYGETDVTNELLSFLSSCLDEARTFVDFFAVIVLRLFADHGLVVLNAGDAAVRPLERRFFAALIERHRDVTAAVLAQQEALRTLGYAPLIEIGRDAANLFYYDGRERSLLQYDEERGLFHNKAGTLVWTREELLELAETKPSCFSNNVVTRPLMQEYLLPTLAFVAGPGEIAYWAELKGAFPLFDLEMPPVVPRLQATLVSRSLQTDLSDIGLEAADVLTGRLEEAKRRWREATAQAPLASAFAKAREDIEAAHRPLRELGVAIDRGLEGLVAKNAAIIQAQIEFLQHAFERALLRKHETEWRKFWRIETSLRPNGAFQERVWNVFYYINRYGFNFVEKLLAIRGSSNGMHKIVYM; via the coding sequence ATGGAAGTTCGCGAGATTCCGCTGCCAGCGGCAACGAAGCTGGCGGCTGATTACATAGCCGGCGCGTTTCCAGCAGAGAGCGGCTTCGCTTATGCCCAGGCGGATGATGAGGCATTTTGTCGGCGGTTGGCCCATTTGCAAAGAAGAACATACGATCGAAACGGCCTGGCAGATTATTTGCATGCTTATCACCGCAGTTTCTCGGCGAGTGCAGCCACGATGGCGAACATCGAGAAGTTGCGTGATGAACGGAGCGTTGTCATCGTCGGCGGACAGCAAGCCGGACTGTTGACCGGACCGCTGTATACGATTTATAAGATCATCACCATCATCCAGCTTGCCAAAGAGCAGGAACGAAAACTGGGCGTGCCTGTCGTGCCGCTGTTTTGGATCGCCGGCGAAGACCATGACATCGCGGAAATCGATCATGTCTACGTCGTGGAAGAAGGAGAGGTCAAAAAAGCAATATATCCGCATAAGCCGAACGAAAAGCGGATGGCCGCCGATGTGCCGCTCGACCGGAGGGTGGCGAAAGAGTGGGTCGAGCGCGTCGTCAAAACGTATGGGGAAACGGACGTGACGAATGAGCTGCTCTCCTTTTTGTCATCGTGTCTTGATGAGGCGCGCACGTTTGTCGACTTTTTTGCCGTCATTGTGCTCCGGCTGTTCGCTGATCACGGTTTAGTTGTTTTGAACGCTGGCGATGCGGCGGTGCGGCCGCTTGAGCGCCGCTTTTTCGCCGCGCTCATTGAACGCCATCGCGATGTGACGGCCGCGGTGCTCGCTCAGCAAGAGGCGTTGCGCACGCTCGGATATGCGCCGCTGATTGAAATCGGTCGTGACGCGGCCAACTTGTTTTATTACGACGGCCGTGAACGTTCGCTTTTGCAGTATGATGAGGAACGCGGCCTGTTTCACAATAAAGCGGGAACTCTCGTTTGGACAAGAGAAGAGCTGCTTGAGCTTGCTGAAACGAAGCCGTCCTGTTTCAGCAACAACGTCGTCACCCGTCCGCTCATGCAGGAGTATTTGCTGCCGACGCTCGCTTTTGTTGCCGGCCCAGGTGAGATCGCTTATTGGGCGGAGTTGAAAGGAGCGTTTCCGCTATTCGACCTGGAGATGCCTCCGGTCGTGCCGCGCCTGCAGGCGACGCTCGTCAGCCGTTCGCTGCAAACCGACCTGTCCGATATCGGCCTTGAGGCGGCTGACGTGTTGACCGGGCGGCTTGAGGAAGCGAAGCGGCGGTGGCGGGAGGCGACTGCTCAAGCGCCGCTTGCTTCGGCGTTTGCCAAAGCGAGGGAGGACATCGAAGCGGCGCACCGGCCGCTCCGTGAACTTGGGGTGGCGATTGACCGTGGATTGGAGGGATTGGTGGCGAAAAATGCCGCCATCATTCAGGCGCAAATCGAGTTTCTTCAGCACGCGTTCGAGCGGGCGTTGCTGCGCAAACACGAGACGGAGTGGCGGAAATTTTGGCGCATCGAGACGTCGCTTCGGCCGAACGGCGCGTTCCAGGAGCGGGTTTGGAATGTGTTTTATTACATCAACCGCTACGGATTTAATTTTGTAGAAAAACTTTTGGCGATTCGCGGCTCCAGCAATGGAATGCATAAAATTGTATATATGTGA
- a CDS encoding 2-dehydropantoate 2-reductase — MLQESGGEGVNIGIVGGGAVGLLLAAYLGRRHGVTVYTRRPSQARQLTEHGVALKKDGETSVVAVRAQPFAGAELDEPLVFVTVKQYDLASVCAQIDAFRRVRTLVFLQNGMGHLEQLTMFADKNVLVGVVEHGAMKLDDRTVAHTGAGKLTLASRYGSLGDARELREGERGFPIEWADDWERILVDKLVVNAVINPLTALLQVKNGALLEKAPYRDMMRQLFDEVQNVLPLEDANRAWERVVRICRKTADNYSSMYMDLANGRRTEIDAILGYVLKQGEARGAMLPVVRFVFCAVKGKEGGETDG, encoded by the coding sequence ATGTTGCAAGAAAGCGGGGGAGAAGGGGTGAACATCGGGATTGTCGGCGGCGGAGCAGTCGGATTGCTGCTCGCCGCTTATCTTGGGCGGCGCCATGGGGTGACGGTCTATACGAGGCGTCCGTCCCAAGCAAGGCAGCTTACCGAGCATGGTGTGGCGCTGAAAAAAGATGGCGAGACATCGGTCGTGGCGGTGCGCGCGCAACCGTTTGCTGGAGCGGAGCTGGACGAGCCGCTCGTGTTTGTGACCGTCAAACAGTACGATCTTGCTTCCGTCTGTGCGCAAATCGACGCGTTTCGCCGCGTTCGCACGCTCGTTTTTTTGCAAAACGGCATGGGGCATCTCGAGCAGTTGACTATGTTTGCCGACAAAAATGTCCTCGTTGGCGTCGTGGAGCATGGCGCAATGAAGCTAGATGACCGGACGGTGGCGCATACAGGCGCCGGAAAGCTGACACTTGCTTCCCGCTACGGTTCACTTGGCGACGCCCGGGAGCTTCGGGAAGGGGAGCGCGGCTTTCCGATCGAATGGGCGGATGATTGGGAGCGCATTCTTGTGGACAAGCTTGTCGTCAACGCAGTCATCAATCCGCTCACCGCTCTATTGCAAGTGAAAAACGGGGCGTTGCTGGAGAAGGCTCCGTACCGCGATATGATGAGGCAGCTGTTTGATGAGGTGCAGAACGTGCTGCCGCTTGAAGACGCCAATCGGGCATGGGAGCGCGTCGTCCGCATATGCCGAAAAACAGCGGACAACTATTCGTCGATGTATATGGACTTGGCGAACGGGCGCCGGACGGAGATTGACGCCATTTTGGGCTATGTGTTGAAACAAGGGGAAGCGCGCGGCGCTATGCTGCCGGTCGTCCGCTTTGTCTTTTGCGCGGTGAAAGGGAAGGAAGGGGGAGAGACGGATGGGTGA
- a CDS encoding enoyl-CoA hydratase/isomerase family protein codes for MEAMLEHHDGIALFTICRPEKRNAINFAVMEALEEGMEQAAADPQVKVFAITGSGSEAFCSGGDLSEFGHLRGTEARQMLMRMGELLYRLMTFPKPTAALVNGTAMGGGCELATACDFRFVKEGSRIGFVQGRLGITTGWGGASMLFAKLPYGRALDLLLRAEPMTAEEMEACGWADAILSAERWREQWRERLAPYAERSLSVLQAYKAAAGETWRTAWFREQFFAEIARCAELWGSAEHEQALRSFLRKK; via the coding sequence ATGGAAGCAATGTTGGAGCATCATGACGGCATTGCGCTGTTTACGATTTGCCGTCCAGAGAAACGAAATGCGATCAATTTTGCCGTGATGGAGGCGCTTGAAGAGGGGATGGAACAGGCAGCGGCTGATCCACAAGTGAAAGTGTTCGCCATTACTGGCTCTGGCAGCGAGGCGTTTTGTTCCGGCGGCGATTTGAGCGAGTTTGGGCATTTGCGCGGCACGGAGGCAAGACAGATGCTCATGCGCATGGGAGAGCTGCTGTACAGGCTGATGACGTTTCCGAAGCCGACGGCCGCCTTGGTCAATGGAACGGCGATGGGAGGCGGCTGCGAGCTGGCGACCGCCTGCGATTTCCGCTTTGTTAAAGAAGGAAGCCGAATTGGATTCGTACAAGGCCGTCTTGGCATTACGACCGGCTGGGGCGGCGCGTCGATGCTGTTTGCCAAACTTCCATATGGGCGGGCGCTTGATCTATTGCTGCGCGCCGAGCCGATGACAGCGGAGGAGATGGAGGCATGCGGCTGGGCCGACGCCATCCTATCAGCCGAACGTTGGCGGGAACAATGGCGCGAGCGGCTGGCGCCTTATGCAGAGCGGTCGCTTTCCGTCTTGCAGGCATATAAGGCCGCAGCCGGCGAAACGTGGCGAACAGCTTGGTTTCGCGAGCAGTTTTTCGCCGAGATCGCCCGTTGCGCCGAGCTGTGGGGGTCGGCCGAACATGAACAGGCATTGCGTTCTTTTTTGCGCAAGAAGTAA
- the rsmD gene encoding 16S rRNA (guanine(966)-N(2))-methyltransferase RsmD, with the protein MRVISGTCKGRRLQAVPGMSTRPTTDKVKEAIFNMIGPYFSGGNGLDLFAGSGGLGIEALSRGIERVIFVDHDRKAVQTVRKNVAACGLEKRAEIYCNDAERALKAATKRGLRFAVIFLDPPYKEKQWPTLLSSIAERQLLEPHGVVVAEHSAEAELPEEVGGLTRWKRETYGITGVTIYRWKGDGSDGEHCGLPREL; encoded by the coding sequence ATGAGAGTCATTTCCGGGACATGCAAAGGACGGCGTCTGCAAGCGGTTCCAGGGATGTCGACGCGGCCGACGACCGATAAAGTCAAAGAAGCGATATTTAATATGATCGGGCCATATTTCTCAGGCGGCAACGGTCTTGATTTGTTTGCTGGCAGCGGCGGCTTGGGCATCGAGGCGCTCAGCCGAGGAATCGAGCGCGTCATTTTCGTCGATCATGACAGGAAAGCGGTGCAGACGGTCCGAAAAAACGTGGCAGCCTGCGGGCTTGAGAAGCGGGCGGAAATTTACTGCAACGACGCCGAGCGAGCGCTGAAGGCGGCAACGAAGCGCGGCCTCCGCTTTGCGGTTATTTTCCTTGATCCGCCGTACAAAGAGAAACAGTGGCCGACGTTGCTGTCGTCGATCGCTGAGCGTCAGTTGCTGGAGCCGCACGGCGTCGTCGTCGCTGAACACTCGGCGGAGGCGGAGCTGCCGGAGGAGGTCGGCGGCCTGACACGATGGAAGCGGGAAACATACGGCATCACCGGTGTGACGATTTATAGATGGAAAGGGGATGGAAGCGATGGCGAGCATTGCGGTTTGCCCCGGGAGCTTTGA
- a CDS encoding patatin-like phospholipase family protein — MPPKVGLALGSGGARGFAHLGVLKVLEEEHIPISYLAGSSIGALVAVLYASGHGLHRLYRLAQSFRRNDFLDWTVPKMGLIAGERITQFIRLLTKGKRIEEMSPPVAVVAADLQTGEKVVFRQGEAAQAVRASISIPGIFVPAEVNGRLLVDGGVVDRVPVSVVRAMGADIVIAVDVSPLNTKAEIASIADVIWQSLDILQAELVAHRQLASDVMIRPRVEQYSSRAFTDIEEIIARGEEEARKQVGAIRQAIEQWKEPSHE; from the coding sequence TTGCCGCCAAAAGTCGGATTGGCGCTCGGGTCGGGAGGAGCGCGCGGGTTCGCCCATCTTGGGGTATTGAAAGTGCTCGAGGAGGAGCATATTCCGATTTCCTATTTGGCCGGCAGCAGCATCGGCGCACTCGTCGCCGTCCTTTACGCAAGCGGCCATGGCCTCCATCGTCTCTATCGATTGGCTCAATCGTTTCGACGCAACGATTTTCTTGACTGGACGGTGCCGAAAATGGGGCTGATCGCTGGCGAGCGCATCACGCAGTTTATTCGCTTGTTGACGAAAGGGAAACGAATCGAGGAGATGTCCCCTCCTGTGGCTGTTGTCGCCGCTGATTTGCAGACGGGGGAGAAAGTCGTGTTTCGGCAAGGGGAAGCAGCCCAGGCGGTGCGAGCGAGCATATCGATTCCCGGCATTTTTGTGCCGGCGGAGGTGAATGGCAGACTGCTTGTCGACGGCGGCGTCGTCGACCGGGTGCCAGTGTCGGTCGTCCGAGCGATGGGAGCGGATATTGTCATCGCCGTCGATGTCTCTCCGCTCAACACAAAGGCGGAAATTGCGTCGATCGCCGATGTCATTTGGCAGAGCCTCGATATTTTGCAAGCGGAACTGGTAGCTCATCGTCAGCTCGCCTCAGACGTTATGATCCGGCCGCGAGTCGAACAGTATAGCTCACGGGCGTTCACGGATATTGAGGAAATCATCGCTCGCGGGGAAGAGGAAGCGCGGAAGCAAGTGGGAGCGATCCGTCAAGCGATCGAACAGTGGAAGGAGCCATCACACGAATGA
- the ylbJ gene encoding sporulation integral membrane protein YlbJ, producing MKQNWGAKWKTVLLASAATLFAFSLICYPKQSLEASIRGLNMWWEVVFPSLLPFFIVSELLISFGVVSFLGVLLEPLMRPLFRVPGVGGFAWAMGMASGYPSGAKLTARLYLEKQLTTIEAERLSSFTNSSNPLFIFGAVSAGFFNNPQLGLVLAVSHYLGNISVGLIMRFHGIRKEQRQSKRQPRSFSLPYALRTLHRTRLKNEQPLGKLLGDAVRSSVQTLLMIGGFIILFSVMNKLLYMMHLTEQLAQLLGHLLRLAQLPEQLDIPVFSGLFEITLGSQMISQTDEAMLMEKAVATSFVLAFGGFSVQAQVASILAEANIRFQPFFIARLLHGVFAASFTYLLWKPLYIKTADGMPTHIPAFLHAAPDSVWNEGWRLLQQYGPLLTLLFLCLYIWLVIKAASESRGRS from the coding sequence GTGAAACAAAATTGGGGAGCGAAATGGAAAACCGTATTGCTCGCTTCCGCCGCCACCTTGTTTGCGTTTTCGCTCATTTGCTATCCAAAACAGTCGCTTGAAGCATCCATTCGCGGTTTAAATATGTGGTGGGAGGTCGTCTTTCCATCGCTTTTGCCGTTTTTCATCGTCTCGGAACTGCTCATCAGCTTCGGCGTCGTCAGTTTCCTTGGCGTCTTGCTCGAGCCGCTTATGCGCCCGTTGTTTCGCGTCCCGGGCGTCGGCGGATTCGCCTGGGCCATGGGAATGGCGTCCGGCTACCCATCTGGAGCCAAGCTGACCGCCCGCCTGTACCTGGAAAAACAGCTGACGACAATTGAAGCCGAACGGCTCTCGTCGTTCACCAATTCATCCAACCCGCTTTTTATTTTTGGGGCTGTATCAGCGGGATTTTTCAACAACCCGCAACTCGGCCTTGTGCTGGCTGTTTCCCACTATTTAGGAAACATTAGCGTTGGGCTGATCATGCGCTTTCACGGCATTCGAAAAGAACAGAGGCAATCGAAGCGGCAGCCACGCTCATTTTCGCTCCCGTATGCGCTGCGCACACTGCACCGCACGCGACTGAAAAACGAACAGCCGCTTGGCAAACTTCTTGGCGACGCCGTGCGCTCTTCTGTCCAAACACTGTTAATGATCGGCGGTTTTATTATTCTCTTTTCGGTTATGAATAAACTTCTGTATATGATGCATTTGACCGAACAGCTTGCCCAGCTGCTAGGCCATCTGCTCCGCCTTGCCCAGCTGCCGGAGCAGCTTGACATCCCAGTGTTTTCCGGCTTGTTTGAAATTACACTCGGCAGCCAAATGATCAGTCAGACCGATGAGGCGATGCTGATGGAAAAAGCAGTGGCAACAAGCTTCGTCCTCGCTTTCGGCGGCTTTTCCGTCCAAGCGCAAGTCGCCAGCATTCTCGCCGAAGCGAACATCCGCTTTCAGCCATTTTTCATCGCTCGCTTGCTGCACGGAGTGTTTGCCGCTTCCTTTACATACCTGCTTTGGAAACCATTGTACATCAAAACAGCAGACGGGATGCCGACCCACATCCCAGCGTTTCTTCACGCCGCCCCAGACAGCGTTTGGAATGAAGGCTGGCGGTTGCTGCAGCAATACGGACCGCTCCTGACACTGTTGTTCCTTTGCCTTTATATATGGCTCGTCATCAAGGCAGCCAGTGAATCGCGCGGGCGCTCATAA
- a CDS encoding nucleotidyltransferase: MKAVGVIVEYNPFHNGHFHHLQETKQKTEADCLIAVMSGNFLQRGEPAIVSKWARAKMALAAGIDIVIELPYAFAVQAAEQFAHGAVQLLAAIGCQELCFGSESGEISAFLSAAQTWLEQKETFDSLIRTGLARGQSFPKAASEAWQKFGAAPLDLSQPNNVLGFAYVKAIWQNKLAIMPRTIPRLAAGYHDESFSHPSIASATSLRKTLRQTGQLESIAAYVPPAALEQLRQYREIYGRFHDWEVYFPLLKYRLLTATEADLRRIAGMEEGIEHRLKQHIAHAETFAAFIAAVKTKRYTWTRLQRLCAHVLTNFTKEEQAKAANPTYIRLLGMSETGRRYLKQVKKSAALPLVARASKLNGDPLYEQEKRAAAVYAAVFPEPLYSAALKEEYATAPIYVSGIERK, encoded by the coding sequence GTGAAAGCCGTCGGCGTGATCGTCGAATACAATCCGTTTCACAACGGCCATTTCCATCACTTGCAAGAAACAAAGCAAAAGACCGAAGCGGACTGTTTGATCGCCGTCATGAGCGGAAATTTCCTGCAGCGCGGCGAACCTGCTATTGTCTCCAAATGGGCGCGGGCGAAAATGGCGCTCGCTGCCGGCATTGATATTGTCATCGAGCTTCCGTACGCTTTCGCCGTGCAGGCGGCTGAGCAGTTTGCCCACGGGGCGGTGCAGCTGCTGGCGGCGATCGGCTGCCAAGAGCTTTGCTTTGGCAGCGAATCGGGGGAAATTTCCGCTTTTTTATCCGCGGCCCAAACATGGCTCGAACAGAAGGAAACGTTCGATTCCCTCATCCGCACCGGGCTGGCGCGCGGACAAAGCTTTCCGAAGGCCGCCTCTGAAGCGTGGCAAAAGTTCGGCGCCGCTCCGCTTGATTTGTCGCAGCCAAACAACGTGCTTGGTTTTGCGTATGTGAAAGCCATTTGGCAAAACAAGCTGGCGATTATGCCGCGCACGATTCCACGGCTGGCCGCCGGCTATCATGACGAATCATTTTCCCACCCGTCGATTGCGAGCGCCACCAGCCTGCGGAAAACATTGCGGCAAACCGGACAGCTCGAGTCGATCGCGGCGTACGTTCCGCCCGCTGCGCTCGAACAACTCCGCCAATACCGGGAGATATACGGGCGCTTTCACGATTGGGAAGTGTATTTTCCGCTCCTAAAATATCGGCTGTTGACCGCCACAGAGGCCGACTTGCGCCGCATCGCCGGCATGGAGGAAGGGATCGAACACCGGTTGAAGCAACACATCGCCCACGCCGAAACGTTTGCCGCCTTCATCGCCGCTGTCAAAACGAAGCGATACACCTGGACGAGGCTGCAACGCCTATGCGCGCATGTGTTGACGAATTTCACAAAGGAGGAGCAAGCCAAAGCGGCCAACCCGACCTATATCCGGCTGCTCGGCATGAGTGAAACTGGCCGCCGCTACTTAAAGCAGGTGAAAAAAAGCGCTGCCCTCCCACTCGTCGCCAGAGCATCCAAACTCAACGGCGACCCTCTTTATGAGCAAGAAAAAAGAGCGGCAGCTGTGTACGCCGCCGTTTTTCCGGAGCCGCTCTACAGCGCCGCGCTGAAAGAAGAATACGCCACGGCGCCGATTTACGTTTCCGGCATCGAGCGCAAATAA
- the coaD gene encoding pantetheine-phosphate adenylyltransferase, giving the protein MASIAVCPGSFDPVTYGHLDIIKRGAKVFDQVYVAVLNNSSKKPLFTVEERIELLREVTRTLPNVHVEAFHGLLVDYARSKNANAILRGLRAVSDFEYEMQITSMNRVLDENIETFFMMTNSQYAFLSSSIVKEVAKYNGDISELVPPVVEQALKRKFASTAAD; this is encoded by the coding sequence ATGGCGAGCATTGCGGTTTGCCCCGGGAGCTTTGACCCTGTGACGTATGGGCATTTGGATATTATTAAACGAGGGGCGAAAGTGTTTGATCAAGTGTATGTGGCGGTGTTGAACAACTCGTCGAAAAAGCCGCTGTTTACTGTCGAGGAGCGGATCGAGCTGCTTCGTGAGGTGACGCGGACGCTTCCGAACGTCCATGTCGAAGCGTTTCACGGCCTGCTTGTTGATTACGCCCGCAGCAAAAACGCGAATGCCATTTTGCGCGGCTTGCGCGCTGTGTCCGATTTCGAATACGAAATGCAAATTACGTCGATGAACCGCGTTCTTGATGAAAACATTGAAACGTTTTTTATGATGACGAACAGCCAGTATGCGTTTTTAAGCTCGAGCATCGTCAAAGAAGTGGCGAAATACAACGGCGATATTTCCGAGCTCGTGCCCCCGGTTGTTGAGCAGGCGCTGAAGCGGAAATTTGCGTCCACGGCCGCTGATTGA
- a CDS encoding YceD family protein, protein MKWTVQQLRRFQHKEMAIDETVDVSDLKQIDTLIRDISPVHVRGKADVGSAKFTFHLTLSGTMVLPCSRTLVDVTYPFSIQTTETFFADGSGIVKTDEDIHMVAGDTIDLNPIIRELILLEIPLQLIAEGPVVGGAPQHGEGWDVLSEEEWEKAMQEREKKVDPRLAGLAKFFEEKREE, encoded by the coding sequence ATGAAATGGACGGTCCAACAGCTTCGCCGTTTTCAACATAAGGAAATGGCGATTGATGAGACGGTCGATGTGTCCGATTTAAAACAAATTGACACGTTGATCCGCGATATTTCGCCGGTGCACGTCCGAGGAAAAGCGGATGTCGGATCGGCAAAATTCACGTTTCATTTGACGTTGTCCGGAACGATGGTGTTGCCTTGTTCGCGGACGCTTGTCGATGTGACGTATCCGTTTTCCATTCAGACGACGGAGACGTTTTTTGCGGATGGCAGCGGCATTGTGAAGACCGATGAGGACATCCATATGGTGGCGGGGGACACGATTGATTTGAATCCCATCATCCGCGAGTTGATTTTGCTTGAAATTCCGTTGCAGCTGATCGCTGAAGGGCCGGTTGTCGGCGGAGCGCCGCAACATGGGGAAGGATGGGACGTTCTGTCGGAAGAAGAATGGGAGAAAGCGATGCAAGAGCGGGAAAAGAAAGTAGATCCTCGCCTTGCAGGGCTGGCCAAGTTTTTCGAGGAAAAACGAGAGGAATGA
- a CDS encoding SepM family pheromone-processing serine protease, which produces MKKRTYIALFFFGAALTFLLIFMKLPYYVTMPGSAQSLKPLVHVENGDRDKGTFMLTTVRMGRANVASYLLAHIRPFYELHPVEEIKQEGESDKEYTMRQLELMEQSKEAAIVVAYRRAGKPVSYEPHGVYVMSVLPDMPAAGRLETGDRIVAIDGKPLGTSEQMVNYIRGKQAGDRVRVAFIRGRKRQETELELKPFRQYPNQVGLGVTLMTDYDVRTDPPVDVESEQIGGPSAGLMFSLEIYNQLVDEDITKGHKIAGTGTIDLDGNVGPIGGVSQKVVAADREGAEVFFAPNEHGAPTSNYREAVRTAKKIGTHMKIVPVDTFDEAVRYLRSMPET; this is translated from the coding sequence ATGAAGAAACGGACGTATATTGCCCTGTTTTTCTTTGGCGCCGCCCTCACCTTTCTGCTCATTTTTATGAAGCTGCCGTATTATGTGACGATGCCGGGAAGCGCGCAAAGTTTAAAGCCGCTCGTCCACGTGGAAAACGGCGACCGCGATAAGGGAACGTTTATGCTTACGACGGTGCGGATGGGGCGGGCGAACGTGGCGTCGTATTTGCTCGCCCATATCCGCCCGTTTTATGAGCTTCACCCGGTCGAGGAAATCAAGCAGGAAGGGGAGAGCGACAAGGAATATACGATGCGCCAGCTTGAGCTCATGGAGCAGTCGAAGGAAGCGGCGATCGTCGTCGCTTATCGCCGCGCCGGAAAGCCGGTGTCGTATGAACCTCATGGCGTTTATGTCATGAGCGTCCTCCCTGATATGCCGGCCGCCGGCCGCCTAGAGACCGGCGATCGCATCGTCGCGATCGACGGAAAGCCGCTCGGCACATCGGAGCAGATGGTCAACTACATTCGCGGAAAACAAGCGGGTGATCGCGTCCGCGTCGCATTCATTCGCGGCCGGAAGCGGCAGGAAACAGAGCTCGAGCTGAAGCCGTTTCGACAATACCCGAACCAAGTCGGCCTTGGGGTGACGCTCATGACCGATTATGACGTCCGCACCGACCCGCCGGTTGACGTGGAGTCGGAACAAATCGGCGGACCGTCGGCTGGGCTCATGTTTTCACTTGAAATTTACAACCAACTTGTCGATGAAGATATTACAAAAGGTCATAAAATCGCCGGCACCGGAACGATTGATCTTGACGGAAACGTCGGGCCGATCGGCGGTGTTTCGCAAAAAGTCGTGGCCGCTGACCGCGAAGGAGCCGAGGTGTTTTTCGCCCCGAACGAACATGGTGCGCCGACGTCGAACTATCGCGAGGCGGTGCGGACGGCGAAAAAAATCGGGACGCATATGAAAATCGTCCCGGTCGATACGTTCGACGAGGCAGTTCGTTATTTGCGCTCGATGCCGGAAACGTAA